In one window of Bifidobacterium sp. WK041_4_12 DNA:
- a CDS encoding DUF4191 domain-containing protein: MADKTEQTSAKKSKKKKDSTLSQIIQIYKFTVKDDPALPWFLAGAVIAPILVAVILVLVFHMGIIATIMTVITGIMLGVLLATITLTRRSDRVGYKRMESRTGATGAVLNRITRGGFNFPQVPVWIDMKTKDAVWRGSGRTGVYLVGEGDYGHVMRALDREESKIKRITRGSDIPIYKISVGHGEKQVPLNQLQRTVMRKKIKLTKLELGVLNERLTTLQQKSSLGVPKGIDPTKVRVNRRAMRGR; the protein is encoded by the coding sequence ATGGCAGACAAGACTGAGCAGACGAGCGCTAAGAAGTCCAAAAAGAAAAAGGACAGCACACTCTCCCAGATCATACAGATTTATAAGTTCACAGTGAAGGATGATCCGGCGCTTCCCTGGTTCCTTGCGGGCGCAGTGATAGCGCCAATCCTTGTGGCAGTCATCCTGGTACTCGTATTCCATATGGGCATCATTGCAACGATCATGACCGTCATCACCGGTATCATGCTCGGCGTTCTTCTCGCAACGATCACATTGACTCGCCGTTCCGACCGAGTCGGATACAAGCGCATGGAGTCTCGCACTGGCGCGACGGGTGCAGTGCTGAATCGCATCACCCGTGGCGGTTTCAATTTCCCACAGGTTCCGGTGTGGATCGACATGAAGACCAAGGATGCCGTCTGGCGCGGCTCTGGTCGAACAGGCGTATATCTGGTTGGCGAAGGCGATTATGGCCATGTCATGAGAGCTCTGGACCGCGAGGAATCCAAAATCAAGCGCATCACCCGTGGATCCGATATTCCCATCTATAAGATCAGCGTCGGCCATGGCGAGAAGCAGGTTCCTCTGAACCAGCTTCAGCGCACGGTCATGCGAAAGAAGATCAAGCTCACCAAGCTCGAACTCGGTGTGTTGAACGAGCGTCTGACCACATTGCAGCAGAAATCCTCCCTGGGTGTGCCCAAGGGCATAGATCCGACCAAGGTACGCGTCAATCGCAGAGCAATGCGGGGTCGCTGA